A genomic region of Barnesiella viscericola DSM 18177 contains the following coding sequences:
- the trxA gene encoding thioredoxin: MNTKYIIGIVLASLLFTAPVQAQKQTAPAEKTETRAQSVKPRHLTKAEFLSKVANFEKTPDRWEYLGARPCIVDFYASWCGPCRKLAPILEELATEYAGKIDIYKVDVDKEPQLAAIFGVQSIPTLLFCPMTAQPQIATGFMDKEALQQAISQVLLP, translated from the coding sequence ATGAATACAAAATACATCATAGGAATCGTACTCGCCAGCCTGTTGTTCACCGCCCCGGTGCAGGCCCAAAAGCAAACCGCCCCGGCCGAAAAGACCGAGACCCGAGCACAGAGCGTCAAACCGCGTCACCTCACCAAAGCTGAGTTTCTCTCGAAGGTTGCCAACTTCGAGAAGACCCCCGACCGCTGGGAGTACCTCGGTGCCCGTCCCTGCATCGTCGACTTCTACGCCTCGTGGTGCGGTCCCTGCCGCAAACTGGCTCCCATACTCGAAGAACTGGCCACCGAATACGCCGGGAAAATCGACATCTACAAAGTCGACGTCGACAAGGAACCGCAGCTGGCCGCCATCTTCGGGGTGCAAAGCATTCCCACCTTGCTCTTCTGCCCCATGACGGCCCAGCCCCAAATCGCCACCGGCTTCATGGACAAGGAGGCGCTACAACAGGCCATCAGTCAGGTGCTGCTCCCGTAA